In the Gasterosteus aculeatus chromosome X, fGasAcu3.hap1.1, whole genome shotgun sequence genome, one interval contains:
- the LOC144382937 gene encoding BTB/POZ domain-containing protein 10-like isoform X1 produces the protein MSEDADALPGGSQGFCAAVIPQLIPCCFVSTWPSDADREQQWGLPVLDRQQAGTMSVYGAGGGAAGGARERGAAEHYRDQQRRSSDRSRDSSHERGESQLTPCIRNVTSPTQQHDRERGDGGSSSRSSSPRPPRVSVPYSHLSGPLIGGHLPWPLVPPAAERLSQPAAPGPCDMVYVYDLCSKEGHRSGLRLGERVTLIVDNTRFVVDPAIFTAQPNTMLGRMFGSGRDTNFTRPNEKGEFEVADGISSTVFRAILDYYKSGIIRCPDGVSIPELREACDYLCIAFNYSTIKCRDLSALMHELSNDGARHQFECYLEEMVLPLMVASAQSGERECHVVVLTDDDVVDWDEEYPPQMGEEYSQIIYSTKLYRFFKYIENRDVAKSVLKDRGLKKIRLGIEGYPTYKEKVKRRPGGRPEVIYNYVQRPFIRMSWEKEEGKSRHVDFQCVKSKSSSNLIAPAADMPQVQLVVMQPPGPQGEELDAVNDAHQQALGPGPENIAGPQAPLGREGPNQQAQEAPPPGLPHGNQRQGGGGGYTQATYHYEPDPDTPSPSA, from the exons TGAGCAGCAGTGGGGTTTGCCAGTACTGGACCGGCAGCAGGCCGGCACCATGAGTGTGTACGGGGCCGGTGGCGGTGCCGCCGGCGGggccagagagagaggagcagcggAACATTACCGGGACCAGCAGCGGCGTTCCAGTGACCGCTCCCGTGACTCCTCCcacgagagaggagagagccAGCTGACGCCGTGCATCAGGAATGTCACCTCCCCCACGCAGCAGCACG ACCGCGAACGCGGCGACGgaggctcctcctccaggtcctccagTCCCCGCCCTCCCAGGGTTTCCGTTCCCTATTCTCACCTTAGCGGGCCTCTTATCGGGGGCCACCTTCCGTGGCCCCTGGTTCCTCCCGCAGCGGAACGCCTCTCACAGCCAGCGGCGCCCGGTCCGTGCGACATGGTCTACGTGTATGACCTCTGCAGCAAAGAGGGGCACCGCAGCGGCCTGCGGCTCGGCGAAAGAGTCACGCTCATCGTGGATAACACACGATTCGTGGTGGACCCCGCCATCTTCACAGCTCAACCTAACACCATGCTGGGCAG GATGTTTGGTTCTGGGCGGGACACCAACTTCACACGGCCCAATGAGAAAGGGGAGTTTGAGGTGGCCGATGGCATCAGCTCCACCGTCTTCAGAGCCATTCTG GATTACTACAAGTCGGGGATAATCCGCTGCCCTGACGGCGTCTCCATTCCCGAGCTGAGGGAGGCATGTGACTACCTCTGTATCGCCTTCAACTACAGCACCATCAAGTGCAGAGACCTCA GCGCCCTGATGCACGAGCTGTCCAACGACGGCGCCCGCCATCAGTTTGAGTGTTACCTGGAGGAGATGGTGCTGCCGCTGATGGTGGCCAGCGCTCAGAGCGGCGAGAGGGAGTGTCACGTGGTGGTGCTGACCGACGACGACGTGGTGGACTGGGACGAGGAGTACCCGCCCCAGATGGGAGAGGAGTACTCGCAGA TCATCTACAGCACCAAACTGTACCGCTTCTTCAAGTACATCGAGAACCGGGACGTGGCCAAGTCCGTTCTGAAGGACCGAGGACTGAAGAAGATCCGACTGGGAATAGAAG GCTACCCCACCTACAAAGAGAAGGTGAAGCGGCGTCCCGGAGGGCGCCCCGAGGTCATCTACAACTACGTCCAGCGTCCCTTCATCCGCATGTCctgggagaaggaggaagggaagagcCGCCACGTGGACTTCCAGTGCGTCAAGTCCAAGTCCAGCAGCAACCTGATCGCGCCCGCCGCAGACATGCCCCAGGTCCAGCTGGTGGTCATGCAGCCCCCGGGGCCGCAGGGGGAGGAGCTGGACGCCGTCAACGACGCCCACCAGCAGGCGCTCGGACCGGGCCCGGAGAACATCGCTGGCCCCCAAGCACCGCTAGGCCGCGAGGGTCCGAACCAGCAGGCCCAGGAGGCTCCTCCCCCCGGTCTGCCCCACGGCAACCAGCggcagggcggcggcggcggctacaCTCAGGCCACCTACCACTACGAGCCGGACCCggacaccccctccccctccgcatGA
- the LOC144382937 gene encoding BTB/POZ domain-containing protein 10-like isoform X2, producing the protein MSVYGAGGGAAGGARERGAAEHYRDQQRRSSDRSRDSSHERGESQLTPCIRNVTSPTQQHDRERGDGGSSSRSSSPRPPRVSVPYSHLSGPLIGGHLPWPLVPPAAERLSQPAAPGPCDMVYVYDLCSKEGHRSGLRLGERVTLIVDNTRFVVDPAIFTAQPNTMLGRMFGSGRDTNFTRPNEKGEFEVADGISSTVFRAILDYYKSGIIRCPDGVSIPELREACDYLCIAFNYSTIKCRDLSALMHELSNDGARHQFECYLEEMVLPLMVASAQSGERECHVVVLTDDDVVDWDEEYPPQMGEEYSQIIYSTKLYRFFKYIENRDVAKSVLKDRGLKKIRLGIEGYPTYKEKVKRRPGGRPEVIYNYVQRPFIRMSWEKEEGKSRHVDFQCVKSKSSSNLIAPAADMPQVQLVVMQPPGPQGEELDAVNDAHQQALGPGPENIAGPQAPLGREGPNQQAQEAPPPGLPHGNQRQGGGGGYTQATYHYEPDPDTPSPSA; encoded by the exons ATGAGTGTGTACGGGGCCGGTGGCGGTGCCGCCGGCGGggccagagagagaggagcagcggAACATTACCGGGACCAGCAGCGGCGTTCCAGTGACCGCTCCCGTGACTCCTCCcacgagagaggagagagccAGCTGACGCCGTGCATCAGGAATGTCACCTCCCCCACGCAGCAGCACG ACCGCGAACGCGGCGACGgaggctcctcctccaggtcctccagTCCCCGCCCTCCCAGGGTTTCCGTTCCCTATTCTCACCTTAGCGGGCCTCTTATCGGGGGCCACCTTCCGTGGCCCCTGGTTCCTCCCGCAGCGGAACGCCTCTCACAGCCAGCGGCGCCCGGTCCGTGCGACATGGTCTACGTGTATGACCTCTGCAGCAAAGAGGGGCACCGCAGCGGCCTGCGGCTCGGCGAAAGAGTCACGCTCATCGTGGATAACACACGATTCGTGGTGGACCCCGCCATCTTCACAGCTCAACCTAACACCATGCTGGGCAG GATGTTTGGTTCTGGGCGGGACACCAACTTCACACGGCCCAATGAGAAAGGGGAGTTTGAGGTGGCCGATGGCATCAGCTCCACCGTCTTCAGAGCCATTCTG GATTACTACAAGTCGGGGATAATCCGCTGCCCTGACGGCGTCTCCATTCCCGAGCTGAGGGAGGCATGTGACTACCTCTGTATCGCCTTCAACTACAGCACCATCAAGTGCAGAGACCTCA GCGCCCTGATGCACGAGCTGTCCAACGACGGCGCCCGCCATCAGTTTGAGTGTTACCTGGAGGAGATGGTGCTGCCGCTGATGGTGGCCAGCGCTCAGAGCGGCGAGAGGGAGTGTCACGTGGTGGTGCTGACCGACGACGACGTGGTGGACTGGGACGAGGAGTACCCGCCCCAGATGGGAGAGGAGTACTCGCAGA TCATCTACAGCACCAAACTGTACCGCTTCTTCAAGTACATCGAGAACCGGGACGTGGCCAAGTCCGTTCTGAAGGACCGAGGACTGAAGAAGATCCGACTGGGAATAGAAG GCTACCCCACCTACAAAGAGAAGGTGAAGCGGCGTCCCGGAGGGCGCCCCGAGGTCATCTACAACTACGTCCAGCGTCCCTTCATCCGCATGTCctgggagaaggaggaagggaagagcCGCCACGTGGACTTCCAGTGCGTCAAGTCCAAGTCCAGCAGCAACCTGATCGCGCCCGCCGCAGACATGCCCCAGGTCCAGCTGGTGGTCATGCAGCCCCCGGGGCCGCAGGGGGAGGAGCTGGACGCCGTCAACGACGCCCACCAGCAGGCGCTCGGACCGGGCCCGGAGAACATCGCTGGCCCCCAAGCACCGCTAGGCCGCGAGGGTCCGAACCAGCAGGCCCAGGAGGCTCCTCCCCCCGGTCTGCCCCACGGCAACCAGCggcagggcggcggcggcggctacaCTCAGGCCACCTACCACTACGAGCCGGACCCggacaccccctccccctccgcatGA
- the bmal1a gene encoding basic helix-loop-helix ARNT-like protein 1 isoform X1, whose amino-acid sequence MEGDDFNTEAVMNICDDLMADQRMDISSTMTDFMSPGSTDLISSSISTPGMDYTRKRKGSTTDYQIDGFSFDDMDPDKDKLGSDQQGRIKNAREAHSQIEKRRRDKMNSFIDELASLVPTCNAMSRKLDKLTVLRMAVQHMKTLRGAANPYTEANYKPAFLSDDELKHLILRAADGFLFVVGCDRGKILFVSESVYKILNHSQNDLIGQSLFDYLHPKDIAKVKEQLSSSDTAPRERLIDAKTGLPVKTDITPGPSRLCSGARRSFFCRMKCNRPSVKVEDKDFPSTCSKKKADRKSFCTIHSTGYLKSWPPTKMGLDEDNEPDNEGCNLSCLVAIGRLHPHIVPSPSLADIRVKPTEYVSRHAIDGKFVFVDQRATAILAYLPQELLGTSFYEYFHQDDIAHLAECHRQVLQMREKINTNCYKFKIKDGSFITLRSRWFSFMNPWTKEVEYIVSTNTVVSCPVMEGSDYPQSAASPQSMDSVLTSEGGGRRALQTVPGIPGGTRAGAGKIGRMIAEEVMEIQRIRGSSPSSCGSSPLNITSTPPPDTCSPGGKKIPNGGTPELASTGVLPGPDSVGYPYSNQSIMSDNSHLSIDIMDNPGSSSPSNDEAAMAVIMSLLEADAGLGGPVDFSDLPWPL is encoded by the exons ATGGAAGGAGATGACTTTAACACAGAGGCTGTGATGAACATCTGTG ATGACCTGATGGCCGACCAAAGGATGGACATCTCGTCTACAATGACTGACTTCATGTCTCCGGGGTCTACGGACCTCATCTCCAGCTCCATCAGCACGCCGGGCATGGACTACACCCGCAAGAGGAAGGGCAGCACTACCGATTACCA GATTGACGGCTTCTCATTTGA TGACATGGAtccagacaaagacaaactgggAAG TGACCAGCAGGGCCGGATTAAGAACGCAAG aGAGGCCCACAGCCAGATTGAGAAGCGGCGCCGGGACAAGATGAACAGCTTCATCGACGAGCTGGCGTCGCTGGTGCCCACCTGCAACGCCATGTCCCGCAAACTGGACAAGCTGACGGTGCTGCGCATGGCGGTGCAGCACATGAAGACCCTGCGAG GTGCGGCCAACCCGTACACGGAGGCCAACTACAAGCCGGCCTTCCTCTCCGACGACGAGCTGAAGCACCTGATATTGCGG GCGGCCGACGGCTTCCTGTTTGTGGTCGGCTGTGACCGCGGGAAGATCCTCTTCGTGTCCGAATCCGTCTACAAGATTCTCAACCACAGCCAG AACGACCTGATCGGCCAGAGCCTGTTCGACTACCTTCACCCCAAGGACATCGCCAAGGTCAAAGAGCAGCTGTCCTCCTCCGACACGGCCCCACGAGAGCGGCTCATCGATGCCAAGA cgGGTCTCCCGGTGAAGACGGACATCACCCCCGGCCCCTCCCGCCTCTGCTCTGGAGCCCGCCGCTCCTTTTTCTGCAGGATGAAGTGCAACAGGCCCTCCGTCAAAGTGGAGGACAAAGACTttccctccacctgctccaagAAAAAAG CGGACCGTAAGAGCTTCTGCACCATCCACAGCACGGGCTACCTGAAGAGCTGGCCCCCCACCAAGATGGGTCTGGACGAGGACAACGAGCCCGACAACGAGGGCTGCAACCTGAGCTGCCTGGTGGCCATCGGCCGCCTGCACCCCCACATCGTCCCCTCGCCCAGCCTGGCAGACATCCGGGTGAAGCCCACGGAGTACGTCTCCCGGCACGCCATCGACGGCAAATTCGTCTTCGTTGACCAGAG GGCCACGGCCATCCTGGCCTACCTGCCCCAGGAGCTGCTGGGGACCTCCTTCTACGAGTACTTCCACCAGGACGACATCGCCCACCTGGCCGAGTGCCACAGACAAG TGCTGCAGATGAGAGAGAAGATCAACACCAACTGTTACAAATTTAAGATCAAAGACGGCTCGTTCATCActctgaggagccgctggttcAGCTTCATGAACCCCTGGACCAAGGAGGTGGAGTACATCGTCTCCACCAACACCGTCGTGTC GTGTCCTGTGATGGAGGGATCGGACTACCCTCAGTCCGCTGCCTCGCCTCAGAGCATGGACAGCGTCCTCACCTCGGAGG gtggaggcaggCGGGCGCTGCAGACGGTCCCGGGCATCCCCGGCGGGACGCGGGCCGGAGCCGGCAAGATCGGGCGCATGATTgcggaggaggtgatggagatcCAGAG GATccgaggctcctccccctccagctgTGGCTCCAGCCCCCTGAACATCACCagcacccccccacccgacACCTGCTCCCCAGGGGGCAAGAAG ATTCCCAACGGAGGGACGCCCGAGCTGGCGAGCACGGGGGTCCTGCCTGGACCGGACTCTGTGGGCTACCCCTACTCCAACCAGTCCATCATGA gCGACAACTCCCACCTGAGCATAGACATCATGGACAACCCCGGTTCCAGCAGCCCCAGCAACGACGAGGCGGCCATGGCCGTCATCATGTCCCTGCTGGAGGCGGACGCGGGCCTCGGCGGGCCCGTGGACTTCAGCGACCTGCCCTGGCCTCTGTGA
- the bmal1a gene encoding basic helix-loop-helix ARNT-like protein 1 isoform X2 — MEGDDFNTEAVMNICDDLMADQRMDISSTMTDFMSPGSTDLISSSISTPGMDYTRKRKGSTTDYQIDGFSFDDMDPDKDKLGREAHSQIEKRRRDKMNSFIDELASLVPTCNAMSRKLDKLTVLRMAVQHMKTLRGAANPYTEANYKPAFLSDDELKHLILRAADGFLFVVGCDRGKILFVSESVYKILNHSQNDLIGQSLFDYLHPKDIAKVKEQLSSSDTAPRERLIDAKTGLPVKTDITPGPSRLCSGARRSFFCRMKCNRPSVKVEDKDFPSTCSKKKADRKSFCTIHSTGYLKSWPPTKMGLDEDNEPDNEGCNLSCLVAIGRLHPHIVPSPSLADIRVKPTEYVSRHAIDGKFVFVDQRATAILAYLPQELLGTSFYEYFHQDDIAHLAECHRQVLQMREKINTNCYKFKIKDGSFITLRSRWFSFMNPWTKEVEYIVSTNTVVSCPVMEGSDYPQSAASPQSMDSVLTSEGGGRRALQTVPGIPGGTRAGAGKIGRMIAEEVMEIQRIRGSSPSSCGSSPLNITSTPPPDTCSPGGKKIPNGGTPELASTGVLPGPDSVGYPYSNQSIMSDNSHLSIDIMDNPGSSSPSNDEAAMAVIMSLLEADAGLGGPVDFSDLPWPL, encoded by the exons ATGGAAGGAGATGACTTTAACACAGAGGCTGTGATGAACATCTGTG ATGACCTGATGGCCGACCAAAGGATGGACATCTCGTCTACAATGACTGACTTCATGTCTCCGGGGTCTACGGACCTCATCTCCAGCTCCATCAGCACGCCGGGCATGGACTACACCCGCAAGAGGAAGGGCAGCACTACCGATTACCA GATTGACGGCTTCTCATTTGA TGACATGGAtccagacaaagacaaactgggAAG aGAGGCCCACAGCCAGATTGAGAAGCGGCGCCGGGACAAGATGAACAGCTTCATCGACGAGCTGGCGTCGCTGGTGCCCACCTGCAACGCCATGTCCCGCAAACTGGACAAGCTGACGGTGCTGCGCATGGCGGTGCAGCACATGAAGACCCTGCGAG GTGCGGCCAACCCGTACACGGAGGCCAACTACAAGCCGGCCTTCCTCTCCGACGACGAGCTGAAGCACCTGATATTGCGG GCGGCCGACGGCTTCCTGTTTGTGGTCGGCTGTGACCGCGGGAAGATCCTCTTCGTGTCCGAATCCGTCTACAAGATTCTCAACCACAGCCAG AACGACCTGATCGGCCAGAGCCTGTTCGACTACCTTCACCCCAAGGACATCGCCAAGGTCAAAGAGCAGCTGTCCTCCTCCGACACGGCCCCACGAGAGCGGCTCATCGATGCCAAGA cgGGTCTCCCGGTGAAGACGGACATCACCCCCGGCCCCTCCCGCCTCTGCTCTGGAGCCCGCCGCTCCTTTTTCTGCAGGATGAAGTGCAACAGGCCCTCCGTCAAAGTGGAGGACAAAGACTttccctccacctgctccaagAAAAAAG CGGACCGTAAGAGCTTCTGCACCATCCACAGCACGGGCTACCTGAAGAGCTGGCCCCCCACCAAGATGGGTCTGGACGAGGACAACGAGCCCGACAACGAGGGCTGCAACCTGAGCTGCCTGGTGGCCATCGGCCGCCTGCACCCCCACATCGTCCCCTCGCCCAGCCTGGCAGACATCCGGGTGAAGCCCACGGAGTACGTCTCCCGGCACGCCATCGACGGCAAATTCGTCTTCGTTGACCAGAG GGCCACGGCCATCCTGGCCTACCTGCCCCAGGAGCTGCTGGGGACCTCCTTCTACGAGTACTTCCACCAGGACGACATCGCCCACCTGGCCGAGTGCCACAGACAAG TGCTGCAGATGAGAGAGAAGATCAACACCAACTGTTACAAATTTAAGATCAAAGACGGCTCGTTCATCActctgaggagccgctggttcAGCTTCATGAACCCCTGGACCAAGGAGGTGGAGTACATCGTCTCCACCAACACCGTCGTGTC GTGTCCTGTGATGGAGGGATCGGACTACCCTCAGTCCGCTGCCTCGCCTCAGAGCATGGACAGCGTCCTCACCTCGGAGG gtggaggcaggCGGGCGCTGCAGACGGTCCCGGGCATCCCCGGCGGGACGCGGGCCGGAGCCGGCAAGATCGGGCGCATGATTgcggaggaggtgatggagatcCAGAG GATccgaggctcctccccctccagctgTGGCTCCAGCCCCCTGAACATCACCagcacccccccacccgacACCTGCTCCCCAGGGGGCAAGAAG ATTCCCAACGGAGGGACGCCCGAGCTGGCGAGCACGGGGGTCCTGCCTGGACCGGACTCTGTGGGCTACCCCTACTCCAACCAGTCCATCATGA gCGACAACTCCCACCTGAGCATAGACATCATGGACAACCCCGGTTCCAGCAGCCCCAGCAACGACGAGGCGGCCATGGCCGTCATCATGTCCCTGCTGGAGGCGGACGCGGGCCTCGGCGGGCCCGTGGACTTCAGCGACCTGCCCTGGCCTCTGTGA